A part of Haladaptatus caseinilyticus genomic DNA contains:
- a CDS encoding cupin domain-containing protein, with protein MTLLATSDDTNGAWSLIENEADPGQGPAPHWHEEMTEGIYILEGEVNFEIDGEDRQAGPSEFILILPRKVHTFTVVSNEPARYLILASPGGFEGYFEELQELRAEKDEWPPSDMTPVIEVMERYDTYLPPVE; from the coding sequence ATGACACTGCTCGCCACCAGTGACGATACCAATGGTGCGTGGAGTCTAATCGAGAACGAGGCCGACCCCGGCCAAGGCCCCGCACCCCACTGGCACGAGGAGATGACGGAGGGAATCTACATTCTAGAGGGGGAGGTCAATTTCGAAATCGATGGCGAAGACCGGCAAGCGGGGCCAAGCGAATTCATCTTAATACTACCTCGGAAGGTTCACACGTTCACCGTAGTTTCGAACGAACCGGCGAGGTATCTGATCCTGGCCTCACCCGGTGGATTCGAAGGATACTTCGAGGAACTCCAGGAGCTAAGAGCCGAAAAAGACGAGTGGCCTCCGTCGGATATGACCCCCGTCATTGAGGTGATGGAACGCTACGACACCTACCTCCCACCCGTCGAGTAA
- a CDS encoding HalOD1 output domain-containing protein, with protein MTSPWLFFCEELIKPGSIDIENRPSHNSRPRSVTEQILRMVAESDEQSREELQPLYEAIDPDAFTAFFAPRADGSPHTGGEVSFEYAGYWVTVSSEGAVEIDAPDR; from the coding sequence GTGACATCACCGTGGCTGTTCTTTTGTGAGGAACTCATAAAACCGGGCTCAATTGATATCGAGAATAGACCATCGCACAATAGTAGACCTCGCTCGGTAACTGAGCAAATTCTTCGAATGGTTGCAGAATCAGACGAACAATCCAGGGAGGAACTACAACCGTTATACGAGGCGATCGATCCAGACGCATTCACTGCATTCTTTGCACCGCGAGCAGATGGGTCGCCACATACTGGTGGCGAAGTTTCGTTTGAGTATGCAGGCTATTGGGTGACTGTGTCGAGTGAGGGCGCTGTTGAAATCGACGCTCCTGACCGATAG
- a CDS encoding DUF7344 domain-containing protein, translating to MTRDTTDPAELSLDALFEILANQQRRYTLCLLSEMDGVSTAVSVLVDVLIDDLEISRDRLRMNLRHRHLPKMANYGLIKYNWQEGTIRYQSNDRLEALLEVSERRSRSNRTTE from the coding sequence ATGACACGTGATACCACCGATCCAGCGGAACTATCGCTCGACGCACTGTTTGAAATCCTCGCCAACCAACAGCGCCGCTATACTCTCTGCCTCCTCTCGGAGATGGACGGGGTCTCAACTGCAGTCTCAGTACTCGTTGATGTGCTCATCGACGATCTTGAGATATCTCGTGATCGTCTTCGGATGAATCTGCGCCACCGTCATTTGCCGAAGATGGCTAATTACGGTCTAATCAAATATAATTGGCAGGAAGGAACCATTCGCTATCAGAGCAATGATCGGCTTGAGGCACTGCTAGAAGTTAGCGAACGAAGGAGTAGGAGTAATCGCACGACGGAATGA
- a CDS encoding alpha/beta fold hydrolase, with product MRNANFEVMAVIQCNGATLYYEEYGDGQTIIFLHGAWAGLRYFEPQLTALSNQYRTVALDFRGHGRSEKTEQGHTVRQYARDVHEFLDRCHFDNVVLVGWSMGAAVTWEYVDQFGTEQIRGLVNIDAEPSPLQQQDDKFGRMNLEELSTVFVDIQTDHLNLIERENQLLVKDSPSRDLETMMFDEASRTPPPIKSAIFADVLRKPPYNLSDIDVPTLVCAGADEKWRSVASVEHVANLIPDSRFELFEESGHCITVEEPKRFNRVLSDFVDSVC from the coding sequence ATGCGCAACGCGAACTTCGAGGTCATGGCAGTTATCCAGTGTAATGGAGCGACCCTCTATTACGAGGAATACGGAGATGGGCAAACGATCATATTTCTCCATGGGGCGTGGGCGGGACTCAGGTATTTCGAACCACAGCTGACGGCACTTTCGAACCAGTATCGGACGGTCGCCCTCGATTTCAGAGGGCACGGTCGATCGGAGAAAACAGAGCAGGGCCACACGGTACGACAATATGCCCGCGATGTCCACGAGTTTCTCGATCGATGTCACTTTGATAATGTTGTGCTCGTCGGCTGGTCAATGGGCGCGGCCGTGACCTGGGAGTATGTCGACCAGTTTGGGACCGAGCAGATTCGAGGGCTGGTAAACATTGACGCCGAGCCATCCCCATTGCAGCAACAGGACGACAAATTTGGACGAATGAATCTAGAGGAACTCAGTACCGTGTTCGTCGACATCCAAACCGACCACCTAAATCTCATCGAGCGGGAAAACCAATTACTGGTAAAAGATTCTCCGTCGCGGGATCTCGAAACGATGATGTTCGACGAGGCGTCGCGTACCCCGCCACCGATTAAGAGCGCGATATTTGCCGATGTCCTACGGAAACCGCCGTACAATCTCAGCGATATTGATGTCCCAACGCTGGTGTGCGCTGGCGCGGATGAAAAGTGGCGGAGCGTCGCCTCCGTGGAGCACGTCGCAAATCTCATCCCGGATAGCAGGTTCGAACTGTTCGAAGAAAGTGGCCACTGTATCACCGTTGAGGAGCCAAAGCGTTTTAATCGAGTCCTGAGCGATTTCGTCGACTCTGTTTGCTGA
- a CDS encoding helix-turn-helix domain-containing protein yields the protein MATIIELSLPATNFPLGRLLTAGTETHIEFERIVPVGTNVIPLFWAWNTDLDGFEQRVRAHEQVQELVAIEEVDDRRLYLLNWNIPEDGFFEGFTAAETIIRSAYGYNSHAWEFEILFPTQEDLTTFHNHCRENDIQYTLGQLHTLTEAGDHFLDSVLTEKQRDALVLALQRGYFRTPRQITLSELAAELDISQQSLSDLIRRGNEALLEHALLNASGDDAI from the coding sequence ATGGCAACCATTATTGAACTCTCTCTTCCAGCGACGAATTTCCCGCTTGGTCGTCTCCTCACCGCAGGGACAGAAACCCACATCGAATTCGAGCGCATCGTCCCTGTTGGGACGAATGTCATCCCCTTATTTTGGGCATGGAATACGGATTTGGACGGATTTGAACAACGCGTCCGGGCTCATGAGCAGGTCCAAGAACTCGTGGCAATCGAGGAGGTGGATGATCGCCGTCTGTATCTCCTAAACTGGAATATTCCCGAAGACGGCTTCTTTGAAGGATTTACCGCCGCAGAGACAATCATTCGAAGTGCATATGGGTATAACTCCCACGCGTGGGAGTTCGAAATTCTCTTTCCCACTCAGGAGGATCTTACCACATTCCACAACCACTGTCGTGAGAACGATATCCAGTATACACTTGGCCAGCTGCACACGCTCACCGAAGCGGGTGACCATTTCCTTGACAGTGTGCTCACCGAAAAACAGCGGGATGCACTGGTACTCGCGCTTCAACGTGGGTATTTTCGGACGCCCAGGCAAATCACGCTCTCTGAGTTAGCTGCGGAGCTCGATATCAGTCAGCAGTCGCTCTCCGATCTCATCCGACGCGGGAACGAGGCGCTGCTCGAACACGCATTGCTTAATGCATCAGGGGACGATGCCATCTGA
- a CDS encoding DUF7344 domain-containing protein: MHQGTMPSEGGGSVHYWLKIPRVNSPTACVSYPDTSSNMVSENRSLHTLDEICRILAHHRRRQLLWYLMAEDTDVADLNELVTYLSEESDEATTAEQVRLSLIHTHIPKLADHGVIEYDRRNEDVRYRNGMLLEDFLEVIPISDCSA, from the coding sequence ATGCATCAGGGGACGATGCCATCTGAAGGAGGGGGTTCTGTTCATTATTGGTTAAAGATACCCCGTGTGAACAGCCCTACTGCTTGTGTATCTTACCCTGATACATCCAGCAATATGGTTTCAGAAAATCGTTCATTGCATACACTGGACGAAATTTGTCGGATACTCGCTCACCATCGCCGACGCCAGCTTCTCTGGTATCTAATGGCGGAAGACACTGATGTAGCGGATCTCAACGAGCTTGTTACATACCTCTCTGAGGAAAGTGATGAAGCCACGACGGCTGAACAAGTCCGGCTCTCACTCATCCATACCCATATTCCAAAGCTCGCTGATCATGGGGTTATCGAATACGATCGACGAAATGAGGACGTCCGCTATCGCAATGGCATGCTACTTGAAGATTTTCTCGAAGTTATCCCTATCAGTGATTGCTCAGCATAA
- a CDS encoding type B DNA-directed DNA polymerase: protein MVYKIDYVNDDVLKWSLTETGVTCEVDDSYTPTIYVSVHNDGEFSMARAALRDHPAVARVAIVEERVSFRHDPEQVLQVAVVDLKAVNSVARMVSKWGSPGEYRCYNVDFSREFRYCLEEEIDPLPTHELSEMQIAVSETELASERVTELTIDDETVTGSGEDVLTTLSTRVESVDPDVLFLNTSDLIPVLFQQADRLDMEFQLGRRPGWQQLAGESTYESYGQVGHSPARYNLPGRVIIDGSNTFMWNQTNLDGCLYLVEQSGKPLQELAWSSIGNILTGIQIQEACRRDVLVPWRSWRHEKFKTMRQLHDADRGGFTFAPDVGMHENVHELDFSSLYPNIIVTRNVSPEKIRCECHAGRGDVPGIGYSICNERGYLPDVLEPLIEDRDAIKAEIRETEDEERRDELEGQSSAIKWILVSCFGYQGFSNAKFGRIECHEAINAFAREILLETKAVLEEHGWRIVHGIVDSVWVTPIEGEEQTSLSELVSEISEEVEIRLEHEAHYDWISFVPLRDSDAGALTKYFGKVAAEDEYKYRGIECRQRSTPSYIDDAQKALIQAVDEYRDPEMVCEELRSWVDRLERGAVDPNELVITNRVSKKKEDYTQSTRSVAALERASDLGLARAPGQSVSYVVVDDAKKLRERVMLANEEVDEYDVGFYQELLVRAAASVLSPLGWRESDIEQELGQYTESSLASFG, encoded by the coding sequence ATGGTGTACAAAATCGATTACGTCAACGACGACGTGCTCAAATGGTCGCTAACCGAGACGGGGGTGACCTGCGAGGTCGATGACTCGTATACGCCGACGATCTACGTCTCTGTGCATAACGATGGTGAGTTTTCCATGGCACGTGCTGCACTCCGTGATCATCCCGCTGTTGCTCGGGTTGCTATCGTCGAAGAACGCGTGAGCTTCCGGCACGACCCCGAGCAAGTACTCCAAGTGGCTGTAGTCGACCTCAAGGCGGTGAATTCGGTGGCACGAATGGTAAGTAAGTGGGGCTCGCCCGGTGAGTATCGCTGCTACAACGTCGACTTCTCGCGGGAGTTCCGCTACTGTCTCGAAGAGGAAATTGACCCACTGCCGACCCACGAACTCTCGGAGATGCAGATTGCTGTTTCGGAGACAGAACTCGCGAGTGAGCGGGTTACTGAACTCACAATTGACGATGAGACGGTGACTGGGAGTGGGGAGGACGTGCTAACGACGCTTTCGACTCGTGTTGAGTCGGTTGACCCGGACGTTCTTTTCTTGAATACCAGCGATCTCATTCCGGTTCTCTTCCAGCAGGCTGATCGACTCGACATGGAATTCCAGCTTGGACGACGGCCCGGATGGCAGCAGTTGGCAGGTGAATCGACCTACGAAAGCTACGGACAGGTCGGGCACTCACCAGCACGGTACAATCTTCCTGGACGAGTTATCATCGACGGCTCGAACACGTTCATGTGGAATCAGACCAACCTCGATGGCTGTCTATATCTCGTCGAACAGTCGGGAAAACCACTGCAGGAGTTGGCGTGGTCGTCGATTGGGAACATCTTGACCGGAATTCAAATTCAGGAAGCATGTAGGCGAGATGTGCTCGTGCCCTGGCGATCGTGGCGTCACGAGAAGTTCAAAACGATGCGCCAGCTGCACGACGCCGACCGTGGTGGGTTCACCTTTGCACCGGATGTCGGCATGCACGAGAACGTTCATGAACTCGATTTCTCGTCGTTGTATCCGAATATCATCGTCACGCGGAACGTGAGTCCGGAAAAGATTCGGTGTGAGTGCCATGCTGGTCGAGGGGACGTGCCGGGCATCGGGTATTCAATTTGTAACGAGCGGGGCTATCTTCCGGATGTGCTTGAGCCGCTGATTGAAGACAGGGATGCAATCAAAGCTGAGATTCGAGAGACTGAGGACGAAGAGCGTCGTGATGAATTGGAAGGCCAATCCAGTGCGATCAAGTGGATTCTGGTGTCTTGTTTCGGCTATCAGGGCTTTTCAAATGCGAAGTTCGGGCGGATCGAGTGCCACGAAGCGATTAACGCGTTTGCTCGGGAGATCCTGTTAGAGACAAAAGCGGTACTCGAGGAGCATGGATGGCGGATTGTGCATGGTATCGTCGATAGCGTGTGGGTGACGCCGATTGAAGGCGAGGAACAGACGTCACTTTCGGAGCTTGTCTCGGAGATTTCCGAGGAGGTAGAGATTCGGCTTGAGCATGAAGCCCACTACGACTGGATATCGTTTGTGCCGTTACGTGATTCGGATGCCGGTGCGTTGACGAAGTACTTCGGGAAAGTCGCTGCTGAAGACGAGTACAAATATCGGGGCATTGAGTGTCGTCAAAGGAGTACGCCGTCGTACATCGACGATGCGCAGAAAGCGTTGATTCAGGCAGTGGATGAATATCGTGATCCGGAAATGGTTTGTGAGGAACTGCGGTCGTGGGTCGATCGCCTTGAGCGTGGAGCGGTTGATCCGAATGAGTTGGTGATCACGAATCGCGTTTCGAAGAAGAAGGAGGATTATACGCAATCAACGCGGAGTGTAGCAGCGCTGGAGCGGGCGTCTGATTTGGGGTTGGCGCGTGCGCCTGGTCAGAGTGTGTCGTATGTGGTGGTTGATGATGCGAAGAAATTGCGGGAGCGGGTAATGTTGGCAAATGAAGAGGTGGACGAGTATGATGTCGGGTTTTATCAAGAGTTGTTGGTTCGGGCAGCAGCGAGTGTATTGTCACCGCTTGGGTGGCGCGAATCGGATATCGAGCAGGAGTTAGGGCAGTATACCGAGTCTAGCTTGGCGTCGTTTGGATGA